Genomic segment of Mycolicibacterium psychrotolerans:
ACCCGCGCCTCGACCGCGGGCCGCGTCGGCCGGGTCACCGCGGCGACCTCGGCGAACAGGTCGGCCCGTAAAGCCGCGCACCGCTGCCGCGCCGAGTACGTCAGCTCCAGCCGGACGCGCTGCGCCTCGCGCCGCCACCGCGCGTCCCCTGTCCGCGTCGACCGGTGCGCACGCACCACCTCGGCGCGCTCGGCATCCCGCTCGGCGAGCCCCGCGTCGAGGTCGGCCTGCCGGGCCCGTGCGGCGGTGCGCCTCGTCAGGTCGGGGTCGGCCAGCTCCCGCGTGAGCACGGCGACCAGGTCGTTGACCAGCGGCTCCCCCAGCCGCGGGTGGGCCGCGGCACCGACCCACGGGATGCCGGCCAGCCGCGGTACGGCCGCCGTGAGCCGGTCTCGATCATCGGCGAGCACGCCGCGCCACGCGCGGTGGTCGTCGACCTTGTTCACCACCCCGATCACCGCACCGGTGCGCGCCGTGACGCCGGCGGCGAGCGCACCGTCGGACCGGACCATCGGAGCGTCCGCCGACACCACGAACACCACCACCAGAGGTGCCTCGCCTGCCGCCAGCGCGTCTGCCTCGACGAACCGACGGCCGGGCATCCGCTCCCGCAGCCGCTCCAGCACGCTCGTCACCCCGGCCCGGGCGGCGCCGGTGACCAGGACCGCGTCCGGCGGATCACTCACCGCAGGCCTCCAGCAGCCGCAGACTGCCGCGGGCGATGTCGGCGGCGCAGCGCCGATGCAGCGCATCAAGCGGCGCCCGCGCGAATCCGTGCCACCGCAGCGCCCGGCGGGTGTGCGCCCCGGCGTCGTCGCCGCGGTCCACCTCCGCACCGGTGGCCTCGACGACGTCCACGGCGGCCGTCATCACCGCGAGCACGACGTCGTCGCCGTCGAGGAACGCCGCCAGCCGCTCGTCGGAGGTCTCGGCGGCCAGCACCCGCAGCGCGTGCACCGCCGCGCGGATCCGCGCATAACGCACAGGGGCGGCGACACCGGCCAGCGCGGCGAGCACCGCGTCGATGCGGCTGAGCGCGCGCAGCCGGGCGGTCACCGTGGCCGGCGTGAGGCCGTCAGCGGCGGCGAGGACGGCGTGCGCCAGCCCGAACCGGTCGAGTCTGTCGAGCAGCGCGCGCCGCACCTCGGCCGGCACGAGATGCTCACCCGCGGCGAACGCGTCAACCGACGTCATGTCCGCCGGGGCGTCGACCAGCGCGCGCAGCGCGGCGAGGTCGTCGTCGTGCACCTCGGCCGACGCGAGCAGCGCGACCATCGGTACGACCGGGAGCCCCACGGCGACCGACAGCCGGGCCGCGGTCGCGTCGGCCGCGGCCAGCGGACCCCCCGCACTCGCCGCACCGAGGTCGGCCTTGTTGAGGACTACCAGTGTGGGCACCGAACGGCACAGCAGCACCGTCTGTTCCTCCTCGGTGAGCCTCTCGGAGAGCACGACGACGTCGATGTCGGCGGTGGCCCCTGGCGCAGCGACCGCGACGCCTGCTGCGGCCAGCGCCGCCGCCACCGTGTCGCGGCCGACCCCGCGGCGTCCCCGCACAGCTACGCTGACGGGCAGACGCAGGCGCCGTTCGACGGCGGTGACGCGCGGATCTGCGGTCACGGCGACGTAGCCGGCCAGCACATCCGTCACACCCGTCACCTCCCCCCGGGTTCGCCCTCGACAGAAATCGTGGCATCCGCGCGGACCTGCTCGGCGCACGAATTTCGGGGCGGCCGATCGGCGTACCAGCGGAAGGCAACTGTTGGGTATCAATCTGTAACACGATGCGGGAGGTGACTCCGTGATGAGCGACGATGGACGGATGCACGTGCCGGGTCCCAGCGACGTCGAGGTCGCCGGCGACGCGGCGGACGGGCCCGACGGTCAGCGCCCCGCGCACTTCCCCCGCCGCGTCACCAGCTTCCGCGCCCGACGGTCCACGATCTCCGACCGCCAGCAGGCGATCTGGGATGAGCGCTGGCCCGAACTGGGTCTGCAGGCTCGCACCGGCGACGAGCCCCCCGCGCCGCTGGACACCGACGCCTGGTTCGGCCGGCACGCCCCGCTGGTGCTGGAGATCGGCTGTGGAACCGGGACGTCGACGCTGGCGATGGCGCAGGCCGAACCCGACGTCGACGTGATCGCCGTCGAGGTCTACCGCCGCGGCCTGGCGCAGTTGTTGGCCGCGATCGACCGCACGTCGGCGACCGACGCCGTCGGCAACATCCGGCTCATCCGCGGCGACGGTGTCGACGTGCTGACCCACATGCTCACACCCGGCTCCCTGACCGGGGTGCGCGTGTACTTCCCCGACCCGTGGCCCAAGGCGCGCCACCACAAACGCCGGCTGCTGCAGGCCGACACCGTGGCGCTCATCGCCGACCGGCTGCGTCCCGGCGGCATCTTCCACGCCGCGACCGACCACTCCGGCTATGCCGAACAGATCGCCGAGGTGGGCGACGCGGAGCCGCGGCTGCGCCGGATCACGCCGGACACAGCGGGGCTGCCGGTCTCGGTGGCCCGGCCCGTCACCAAGTACGAGCGCAAGGCGCTGGCCGGCCCCGACGTCACCGAGCTGCTGTGGGAGAGGTCATGAGCGTGACCGACGACATGCCCACCGAGATCGCACAGGTCCTGCCCGACGCCGAAGCCGCCCCCGCGGTGCCCGCGCCCGCCCGTGTGCTGCTGGTGTGGGACGCCCCGAACCTCGACATGGGGCTGGGCTCGATCCTGGGCGGCCGGCCGACCGCGTCGCACCGACCCCGGTTCGACGCGCTGGGCCGCTGGCTGCTGGCCCGCACCGCCGACCTGTCCGCGCAGGCGAACGCGGACGGCCACCCGCTGTCGCTGGAGCCGGAGGCGACGGTGTTCACCAACATCGCGCCGGGCAGCGCCGAAGTGGTCCGGCCCTGGGTGGAGGCACTGCGCAACGTCGGCTTCGCGGTGTTCGCCAAGCCGAAGATCGACGAGGACAGCGACGTCGACGCCGACATGCTGGCGCACATCGCGCTGCGCCGCAGCGAGGGTCTGGCCGGGCTGATCGTCGCCTCGGCCGACGGGCAGGCCTTCCGGCTGCCGCTGGAGGACATCGCGCACGCAGGCGTCGAGGTCCAGGTCCTCGGATTTCG
This window contains:
- the trmB gene encoding tRNA (guanosine(46)-N7)-methyltransferase TrmB, with amino-acid sequence MSDDGRMHVPGPSDVEVAGDAADGPDGQRPAHFPRRVTSFRARRSTISDRQQAIWDERWPELGLQARTGDEPPAPLDTDAWFGRHAPLVLEIGCGTGTSTLAMAQAEPDVDVIAVEVYRRGLAQLLAAIDRTSATDAVGNIRLIRGDGVDVLTHMLTPGSLTGVRVYFPDPWPKARHHKRRLLQADTVALIADRLRPGGIFHAATDHSGYAEQIAEVGDAEPRLRRITPDTAGLPVSVARPVTKYERKALAGPDVTELLWERS
- a CDS encoding NYN domain-containing protein translates to MSVTDDMPTEIAQVLPDAEAAPAVPAPARVLLVWDAPNLDMGLGSILGGRPTASHRPRFDALGRWLLARTADLSAQANADGHPLSLEPEATVFTNIAPGSAEVVRPWVEALRNVGFAVFAKPKIDEDSDVDADMLAHIALRRSEGLAGLIVASADGQAFRLPLEDIAHAGVEVQVLGFREHASWALASDTLEFVDLEDIPGVFREPLPRIGLDSLPEQGAWLQPFRPLSSLLASRV